The sequence CGGCGTGGCAGAGTACGTGCGGCGCTCTCCGCTCACGCAACTCCTCACCCACGGCGTCGACGTAGTCGAGCAACGCTCTTATGACATCGCGCTTCGCGACGAAGAGCTCTTCGAGTTCGACCGGCTTCTGACCGTTCGCGAGGAGCAATGGTTGCTCGCCTGAGTCGCCGAGAAACTCGCGGCGTGACGGCACGAACGACTCGGTTCCAAGGCTCTCGCGAACCTCACTCGCCAGCGTCGCCTCGTGGATCGACCGCACGGTCCGTCCCAGTTCGTTCCAGCTCTGGAGGTCGAGGCCCGCCTCGGCAACGGTCCGGGCGTCGAGCCACGGGTAGAGGACCAGCACGGAACCCGGTAGGTCGACGAAGAGCTCTCCACCTGCAGTCCTGACCGGTCCCAACGCCTCTTCGATCCCCAGTTCACGCAAGTACGCTGGTACCAGGAGGCTGGCGGTCCGGAAACTACGCTTCGTCCGCAGTTTCAGAACGTGAGCACGGCGATCCGCCGTATCGACCCGGTAGACGAGTGAGTCAGCGTCCGCGCCTCCGGCAAGCCCCGTTACAGATTTCGCCTCGAGCTCGTACCTCTCGATCAGTATCCTCTCGATTTCGACAGGCGAATCCACTGAAATGAGAGTAACCTCCCATCCGGTGACTCTGAGGCGGGTCTAACCTGCGGCATGAAACGTACGACAGCTGTAGCGATAATCGTCTTGATTCTCGGCTCGCTGGCGCCAGTCACGGCGCAAACTCCATTCCCCGACATCGCCCCGTGCCACTGGGCAGCCGACGCCGTCAACGAGATCGCCGGTATGCCCGAGGTGGAGATCGAGCGCGCCAGAACCAGCGTCTACCTTGCTCAGAACGCCGTACAGCAGGTTTTCGAGGGGCTTCGCTGCGGAACGCCTGAATGGAGCCAGGCCTTCCTCACTGGAGAGCCGGCGACGTGGCCAGAAGAGCTTGGGACGGTCGACTTCTCGCTGCAAGTGAGCAACGTTCAGCTCGCCCAGGACACCGGCACTGCTCAAGTG is a genomic window of Trueperaceae bacterium containing:
- a CDS encoding phosphotransferase, which encodes MDSPVEIERILIERYELEAKSVTGLAGGADADSLVYRVDTADRRAHVLKLRTKRSFRTASLLVPAYLRELGIEEALGPVRTAGGELFVDLPGSVLVLYPWLDARTVAEAGLDLQSWNELGRTVRSIHEATLASEVRESLGTESFVPSRREFLGDSGEQPLLLANGQKPVELEELFVAKRDVIRALLDYVDAVGEELRERRAPHVLCHADLHGWNLLVDGKGKWWIIDWDEVVLAPKERDLMFVMKGIGRGLVKPKETEAFLAGYGDPLVDEELLSYYRCAWAVQDIAAYAEEALSANVAASRASALQALRSLFAPGNIVDIAMKGVAGPADRMQR